One region of Solanum pennellii chromosome 6, SPENNV200 genomic DNA includes:
- the LOC107022376 gene encoding zinc finger CCCH domain-containing protein 5-like, whose product MVTIRARWSKENFLLLLLFDAVRERFLSYCQKPKAKFIWGKMEMFRRDQPTDDVPVTEQASSNEETGLEEPMRQLSVGTEAGSYPERPNEPDCSYYLRNGICGYGSRCRFNHPRDRSLAVGERRATGGEYPERAGQYVCQYYMRTGMCKFGASCKYHHPRQGEESPSLVIHNIFGYPLRPNEKECAHYMKTGHCKFGIICKFNHPQPTGVQVPASAAGPFPLPAVVPPPATYPELQPLPVDSAEQYGIITGNWPVIGPALLPDSYIPDTYGPMLFPPGVVPVSDWTPYLGSTSPVPYQTTQSAAGAGPVPSQTTHSAAGAGPVPCQTSHSAAGAGPVPSQTTQSAAGAGPIYGHTRLSASAPAYASSYASLTASRGASSSIQDGLAFPERPGQPECHYYMKYGDCKFGSSCKYHHPPESSGSKAALILRAMGLPPDLEEVEHVFLSHCIKYCF is encoded by the exons ATGGTAACAATTCGAGCTCGATGGTCGAAAGAGAACTTTCTTTTGCTGCTTCTCTTTGACGCCGTT AGAGAAAGATTTTTGTCATATTGTCAAAAGCCAAAAGCTAAG ttcatTTGGGGGAAAATGGAGATGTTTAGAAGAGATCAGCCGACCGATGATGTTCCGGTGACGGAGCAAGCTTCTTCTAACGAAGAAACTGGACTGGAAG AGCCTATGCGGCAGTTGTCGGTTGGCACTGAAGCAGGATCTTACCCTGAACGGCCTAACGAGCCTGATTGTAGTTATTACTTGAGGAACGGAATCTGTGGCTATGGCTCTCGTTGTCGGTTTAATCATCCTCGTGATCGGAGTTTG GCTGTGGGAGAAAGAAGAGCTACTGGAGGAGAATACCCTGAGAGAGCTGGCCAGTATGTTTGCCAG TACTATATGAGGACGGGGATGTGCAAATTTGGTGCTTCCTGCAAATACCACCATCCAAGACAGGGAGAGGAATCTCCAAGCCTGGTGATACATAACATTTTTGGTTACCCGTTGCGACCG AATGAAAAGGAATGTGCACACTATATGAAAACAGGGCACTGTAAATTTGGTATCATTTGTAAATTTAACCATCCACAACCAACTGGTGTGCAAGTTCCAGCATCAGCAGCTGGACCTTTTCCTTTGCCAGCGGTTGTTCCACCGCCGGCCACTTATCCAGAACTGCAACCTCTTCCTGTTGATTCAGCTGAACAATATGGAATAATTACTGGCAACTGGCCAGTTATAGGGCCTGCTCTGCTTCCAGATTCCTATATTCCTGACACATATGGTCCTATGCTTTTCCCCCCTGGAGTGGTTCCCGTGTCGGATTGGACTCCTTATCTG GGTTCTACTAGTCCAGTGCCATACCAAACTACTCAGTCTGCAGCTGGAGCAGGTCCAGTGCCATCCCAAACTACTCACTCTGCAGCTGGAGCAGGTCCAGTGCCATGCCAAACTTCTCACTCTGCAGCTGGAGCAGGTCCAGTGCCATCCCAAACTACTCAGTCTGCAGCTGGAGCAGGTCCAATTTATGGTCATACACGACTATCTGCTTCAGCACCTGCCTACGCAAGCTCATATGCATCTCTTACTGCTTCTCGTGGTGCTTCAAGCAGCATCCAGGATGGACTTGCATTTCCGGAAAGACCTGGGCAGCCTGAATGTCATTATTACATGAAGTATGGGGATTGCAAATTTGGATCTTCATGTAAATACCATCATCCACCTGAGTCAAGTGGATCAAAGGCAGCTCTTATCCTCCGTGCTATGGGTCTTCCTCCTGACCT AGAGGAGGTTGAACATGTATTTTTAAGTCACTGTATCAAGTATTGCTTTTAG
- the LOC107021579 gene encoding E3 ubiquitin-protein ligase Topors isoform X1, whose product MDSRFKEIATAVARQSCPICLCRIHHRSAAVVIPCMHAYCIVCIRRWSDVKRKCPLCNADFDSWFSRISFSSRTFQKEQLSSRNETKKLHSGFVPSRLRDRLADRRVIRRRREELNTFGSRTRPFPRRRSFDHNGALNPDDITRRIILWRSSIYEERLQAVPFSSKNCLMQHMDNRSTKEKMLQRIEPWIRRELQAILRDPDPSIIVHVATSLFITENTHSTQWCDRNDFLAPLRPFLHERAEVFWHELRCFAESPFSMQTYDTVVEYYSLD is encoded by the exons ATGGACTCCAGATTTAAGGAAATTGCCACCGCCGTTGCCCGGCAATCATGTCCGATATGCCTCTGCCGGATACACCATCGGAGCGCGGCGGTTGTTATCCCATGTATGCACGCCTATTGCATCGTTTGCATCCGCAGATGGAGCGATGTGAAGAGAAAATGCCCTCTTTGCAACGCCGACTTTGATTCATGGTTCTCCAGAATCAGCTTCTCCTCCCGGACCTTCCAGAAAGAGCAATTATCATCTCGTAACGAGACTAAGAAGTTACACTCAGGTTTTGTTCCCTCTAGGCTGAGAGACCGATTGGCGGACCGAAG AGTGATTAGGAGAAGGAGAGAAGAGTTGAATACTTTTGGCTCCAGAACGAGGCCGTTCCCAAGGCGTCGATCCTTTGATCACAATGGAGCTTTGAATCCAGATGATATTACTAGGAGAATCATTCTCTGGCGTTCCAG CATTTATGAAGAGAGATTGCAGGCTGTTCctttttcatctaaaaattgCCTTATGCAG CACATGGATAATAGGAGTACCAAAGAAAAGATGTTACAGAGAATAGAACCTTGGATAAGAAGAGAACTGCAGGCTATACTGCGTGATCCAGATCCATCCATTATTGTCCATGTTGCTACCTCACTTTTTATCACTGAGAATACACATTCAACACAGTGGTGCGACAGAAATGATTTTCTTGCTCCATTGCGGCCCTTCTTGCATGAACGTGCAGAAGTGTTTTGGCATGAACTAAG GTGCTTTGCCGAGAGCCCTTTCTCTATGCAAACATATGATACTGTGGTGGAGTACTACTCCTTGGACTAA
- the LOC107021446 gene encoding uncharacterized protein LOC107021446 isoform X1 gives MQSWKPGINPTTAVTLLDLPPNGPTMATQEKSEVIEPPTTVDKQSESYSYTTWAGKIQEQYQKVKENAETYPYVWGSYTVVYGGLGLWFAYRWRRLRKTEDRVRVLQDRLRKLVQAEESTSSSVPKAPSSSDKSTR, from the exons ATGCAATCGTGGAAACCCGGGATAAACCCTACGACTGCTGTGACCCTCCTGGATCTGCCCCCAAACG GACCAACAATGGCGACTCAGGAGAAGAGTGAAGTGATTGAACCACCAACTACAGTAGACAAACAATCAGAAAGTTACTCATACACTACTTGGGCAGGTAAGATACAAGAACAGTACCAGAAAGTGAAAGAGAATGCAGAAACCTACCCCTATGTTTGGGGTTCCTATACTGTTGTATACGGAGGATTGGGGCTCTGGTTTGCCTATAGATGGCGAAGGCTCCGCAAAACAGAAGACAGAGTTAGAGTCCTTCAAGACAGACTTCGCAAACTTGTGCAAGCTGAAGAGTCGACAAGTTCATCTGTACCCAAAGCACCCTCATCTAGTGATAAATCAACAAGATAG
- the LOC107021446 gene encoding uncharacterized protein LOC107021446 isoform X2, whose amino-acid sequence MATQEKSEVIEPPTTVDKQSESYSYTTWAGKIQEQYQKVKENAETYPYVWGSYTVVYGGLGLWFAYRWRRLRKTEDRVRVLQDRLRKLVQAEESTSSSVPKAPSSSDKSTR is encoded by the coding sequence ATGGCGACTCAGGAGAAGAGTGAAGTGATTGAACCACCAACTACAGTAGACAAACAATCAGAAAGTTACTCATACACTACTTGGGCAGGTAAGATACAAGAACAGTACCAGAAAGTGAAAGAGAATGCAGAAACCTACCCCTATGTTTGGGGTTCCTATACTGTTGTATACGGAGGATTGGGGCTCTGGTTTGCCTATAGATGGCGAAGGCTCCGCAAAACAGAAGACAGAGTTAGAGTCCTTCAAGACAGACTTCGCAAACTTGTGCAAGCTGAAGAGTCGACAAGTTCATCTGTACCCAAAGCACCCTCATCTAGTGATAAATCAACAAGATAG
- the LOC107021579 gene encoding E3 ubiquitin-protein ligase Topors isoform X2, with protein sequence MDSRFKEIATAVARQSCPICLCRIHHRSAAVVIPCMHAYCIVCIRRWSDVKRKCPLCNADFDSWFSRISFSSRTFQKEQLSSRNETKKLHSGFVPSRLRDRLADRRRRREELNTFGSRTRPFPRRRSFDHNGALNPDDITRRIILWRSSIYEERLQAVPFSSKNCLMQHMDNRSTKEKMLQRIEPWIRRELQAILRDPDPSIIVHVATSLFITENTHSTQWCDRNDFLAPLRPFLHERAEVFWHELRCFAESPFSMQTYDTVVEYYSLD encoded by the exons ATGGACTCCAGATTTAAGGAAATTGCCACCGCCGTTGCCCGGCAATCATGTCCGATATGCCTCTGCCGGATACACCATCGGAGCGCGGCGGTTGTTATCCCATGTATGCACGCCTATTGCATCGTTTGCATCCGCAGATGGAGCGATGTGAAGAGAAAATGCCCTCTTTGCAACGCCGACTTTGATTCATGGTTCTCCAGAATCAGCTTCTCCTCCCGGACCTTCCAGAAAGAGCAATTATCATCTCGTAACGAGACTAAGAAGTTACACTCAGGTTTTGTTCCCTCTAGGCTGAGAGACCGATTGGCGGACCGAAG GAGAAGGAGAGAAGAGTTGAATACTTTTGGCTCCAGAACGAGGCCGTTCCCAAGGCGTCGATCCTTTGATCACAATGGAGCTTTGAATCCAGATGATATTACTAGGAGAATCATTCTCTGGCGTTCCAG CATTTATGAAGAGAGATTGCAGGCTGTTCctttttcatctaaaaattgCCTTATGCAG CACATGGATAATAGGAGTACCAAAGAAAAGATGTTACAGAGAATAGAACCTTGGATAAGAAGAGAACTGCAGGCTATACTGCGTGATCCAGATCCATCCATTATTGTCCATGTTGCTACCTCACTTTTTATCACTGAGAATACACATTCAACACAGTGGTGCGACAGAAATGATTTTCTTGCTCCATTGCGGCCCTTCTTGCATGAACGTGCAGAAGTGTTTTGGCATGAACTAAG GTGCTTTGCCGAGAGCCCTTTCTCTATGCAAACATATGATACTGTGGTGGAGTACTACTCCTTGGACTAA